Proteins from one Streptomyces sp. NBC_00390 genomic window:
- a CDS encoding tyrosine-protein phosphatase: protein MNAIPATTVANLRDLGGTPLADGGSVRHGLLFRSGQLDRLDTVADPAVAALGVRTVVDFRTREERSARPDRIPEGGRLLLADVLADQVTSGRMPPAARLRQLLGDPAATEQELGGGRARTLFSDIYRSFVTADSARAAYRAFLNELAEPDVGPLLFHCTAGKDRTGWAATIVLTLLGATPETVEAEYLSVNRAVRQAFAPMVEGFTAQGGDPDTALSIVGVVPDYLAAALDEVDARYGSMEKYVREGLGVPAQAMARIRARLIGAAAP from the coding sequence ATGAACGCGATCCCCGCCACCACCGTCGCCAATCTCAGGGACCTCGGCGGCACGCCCCTGGCCGACGGCGGGTCCGTACGCCACGGGCTGCTCTTCCGCTCCGGGCAGCTCGACCGCCTGGACACCGTGGCCGACCCGGCCGTCGCCGCACTCGGGGTGCGTACGGTCGTCGACTTCCGCACCCGGGAGGAGCGCAGCGCCCGCCCGGACCGGATCCCGGAGGGCGGGCGGCTGCTCCTCGCGGATGTGCTGGCCGACCAGGTGACGTCGGGCCGCATGCCGCCGGCCGCCCGGCTGCGGCAGCTGCTGGGCGATCCGGCCGCCACCGAGCAGGAGCTGGGCGGCGGCCGGGCGCGCACGCTGTTCAGCGACATCTACCGCTCCTTCGTCACCGCGGACTCGGCGCGGGCCGCCTACCGGGCGTTCCTCAACGAACTCGCCGAGCCCGACGTCGGGCCGCTGCTGTTCCACTGCACGGCGGGCAAGGACCGTACGGGCTGGGCCGCGACGATCGTGCTCACCCTGCTCGGCGCGACGCCGGAGACGGTCGAGGCGGAGTATCTGTCGGTCAACAGGGCGGTCCGGCAGGCCTTCGCGCCGATGGTGGAGGGCTTCACCGCACAGGGCGGGGACCCGGACACCGCACTGTCGATCGTCGGAGTGGTCCCGGACTATCTGGCCGCGGCGCTGGACGAGGTCGATGCGCGCTACGGCTCCATGGAGAAGTACGTGCGCGAGGGACTGGGCGTCCCGGCGCAGGCGATGGCGCGTATCCGCGCACGCCTCATCGGCGCAGCGGCGCCCTGA
- a CDS encoding DUF1996 domain-containing protein, which produces MGRNSRKRSTLANRAIAASAALILGGGGLIAANFYASAGEGWYGRSPSDNQVKNTAQSVSTIDCPDVGNAIPQVPQQERQSVDRELATLDTQITTAYQRFADNKERVQSDRSFAQNQLLTPLKNERLVIIQRIVAMIDRGAERPQGLESMAPCTLRADENDNGQDQDQGDGQDQGQDQGDGQDQGQDQDQGDGQDQGQDQGDGQDQGQGQAGNGPEAGDFVDIESVQPNVQNPRKLRNASRGTFSTKCGVNANGKFNPDNVIVAPGVSNGAHHMHDYVGNQANDAFASDDDLAGGQTTCNNQGDKSTYYWPVLRLQNGQNENDAEADGGGKDQNVGEIQTPSQVTLNFVGSPVGKVTAMPRFLRIITGDAKAFVNGNANANASWSCTGFENRQLKDKYPICPEGSQVVRSFKFQSCWDGQNIDSANHRTHVAFADQNGNCPNGFQAIPQLVQRIVYDVPPPVFDGENTSVFAVDSFPEQLHKPVTDHGDFINVFDDNLMGKVVNCINTGQRCR; this is translated from the coding sequence ATGGGACGCAATTCGAGAAAACGCTCAACGCTGGCCAACCGGGCGATCGCCGCTTCGGCTGCCCTGATTCTGGGCGGGGGTGGTCTGATAGCCGCCAATTTCTACGCCTCAGCCGGCGAAGGCTGGTACGGCCGCAGCCCCAGCGACAACCAGGTCAAGAACACGGCACAGTCGGTGTCCACGATCGACTGCCCCGATGTCGGCAATGCGATTCCGCAGGTTCCCCAGCAGGAACGGCAGTCGGTCGACCGTGAACTGGCCACGCTGGACACCCAGATCACCACGGCGTACCAGCGGTTCGCCGACAACAAGGAGCGTGTCCAGAGCGATCGCTCCTTCGCCCAGAACCAGCTTCTGACGCCGCTGAAGAACGAGCGGCTGGTGATCATCCAGCGGATCGTCGCGATGATCGACCGCGGCGCCGAGCGCCCGCAGGGCCTTGAGTCCATGGCACCGTGCACGCTGCGCGCCGACGAGAACGACAACGGCCAGGACCAGGACCAGGGTGACGGCCAGGATCAAGGTCAGGACCAGGGTGACGGCCAGGACCAGGGCCAGGACCAGGACCAGGGTGACGGCCAGGACCAGGGCCAGGACCAGGGTGACGGCCAGGACCAGGGTCAGGGCCAGGCGGGCAACGGCCCCGAGGCCGGCGACTTCGTCGACATCGAGTCGGTGCAGCCGAATGTCCAGAACCCCCGCAAGCTTCGTAACGCCTCCCGCGGCACCTTCTCCACGAAGTGCGGTGTCAACGCGAACGGCAAGTTCAACCCTGACAATGTGATCGTCGCCCCGGGCGTCAGCAACGGCGCGCACCACATGCACGACTATGTCGGCAACCAGGCCAATGACGCGTTCGCGAGCGACGACGACCTGGCAGGCGGCCAGACCACCTGCAACAACCAGGGGGACAAGTCGACGTACTACTGGCCCGTGCTGCGTCTGCAGAACGGCCAGAACGAGAACGACGCGGAGGCGGACGGCGGCGGCAAGGACCAGAACGTCGGCGAGATCCAGACGCCTTCCCAGGTCACGCTGAACTTCGTGGGAAGCCCGGTCGGCAAGGTCACCGCGATGCCCCGCTTCCTGCGGATCATCACCGGTGACGCCAAGGCCTTCGTCAACGGGAACGCGAATGCCAATGCCTCCTGGAGCTGCACCGGATTCGAGAACCGCCAGCTGAAGGACAAGTACCCGATCTGCCCCGAGGGCAGCCAGGTGGTCCGTAGCTTCAAGTTCCAGAGCTGCTGGGACGGTCAGAACATCGACAGTGCCAACCACCGCACGCACGTGGCCTTCGCCGACCAGAACGGCAACTGCCCGAACGGCTTCCAGGCCATCCCGCAGCTGGTGCAGCGGATCGTCTACGACGTGCCGCCGCCGGTCTTCGACGGCGAGAACACCTCGGTCTTCGCGGTCGACTCCTTCCCCGAGCAGCTGCACAAGCCGGTCACCGACCACGGCGACTTCATCAACGTCTTCGACGACAACCTCATGGGGAAGGTGGTGAACTGCATCAACACCGGCCAAAGGTGCCGCTAG
- a CDS encoding response regulator transcription factor, with protein sequence MRVVLAEDLFLLRDGLVRLLEAFGFEILAAVETGPELTKALAELEPDVAVVDVRLPPSHTDEGLQCALAARRARPGLPVLVLSQHVEQLYARELLADGNGGVGYLLKDRVFDAEQFVDAVRRVAAGGTAMDPQVISQLLSRRSKDTPMAGLTPRELEVMELVAQGRSNAAIATQLVVTERAVAKHTSNIFGKLDLPVSDDDNRRVLAVLAYLDHGRTAGD encoded by the coding sequence TTGCGTGTTGTTCTAGCCGAAGATCTGTTCCTGCTGCGGGACGGCCTGGTCCGTCTGCTCGAGGCCTTCGGCTTCGAGATCCTGGCCGCCGTCGAGACCGGGCCGGAACTCACCAAGGCGCTCGCCGAGTTGGAACCGGACGTGGCCGTCGTCGACGTCCGGCTCCCGCCGTCGCACACGGACGAGGGGCTGCAGTGCGCGCTGGCGGCGCGCCGGGCACGGCCGGGGCTGCCGGTGCTGGTCCTGTCGCAGCATGTGGAGCAGCTGTACGCACGGGAGTTGCTGGCCGACGGGAACGGCGGGGTCGGCTATCTGCTCAAGGACCGGGTCTTCGACGCCGAGCAGTTCGTCGACGCGGTACGGCGGGTGGCGGCCGGCGGTACGGCGATGGATCCGCAGGTGATCTCCCAGCTGCTGTCGCGGCGTTCGAAGGACACGCCGATGGCCGGGCTGACCCCGCGCGAGCTGGAGGTCATGGAGCTGGTGGCCCAGGGCCGTTCGAACGCGGCGATCGCGACCCAACTGGTGGTCACGGAGCGTGCGGTGGCCAAGCACACGTCGAACATCTTCGGGAAGCTGGACCTTCCGGTGTCGGACGACGACAACCGCAGGGTGCTGGCCGTGCTGGCGTATCTCGACCACGGCCGTACGGCGGGTGACTGA
- a CDS encoding sensor histidine kinase, with amino-acid sequence MKATKARDAVVAGAQGLALTLLALIGSVTVFVLAVVSIALITVGVGVFTTPHALALVRAHTGRRRLLAARWSGVRIPANHRPFPRDLRSGITGQVERCALMLKDPATWRDMRWLLADMTGGAIVAILPPAMILDGIFGFVLLAGVWQPIVEADGTYWYSFVPVDSRGTAGQAALLGVAWLILAFHVNPYLVRTHFRLAGTLLTPNREEELEQRIGRLTETRHDALDSSAAELRRIERDLHDGAQARLVAMGMNLGTVEALIETDPAKAKELISKARESSAEALTELRDLVRGIHPPVLAERGLGDAVKALALRLPVAAEVGVDLAGRAEAPVESAAYFAVSESLTNAVKHSGADRVWVDIAHTDGSLRIAVTDNGKGGAAVGAGSGLRGIERRLGTFDGVLAVSSPAGGPTMVTMEIPCVLF; translated from the coding sequence ATGAAGGCGACGAAGGCACGCGACGCGGTGGTGGCCGGGGCTCAGGGGTTGGCGCTGACCTTGCTGGCACTGATCGGATCGGTCACGGTCTTCGTCCTGGCAGTGGTCTCGATCGCGCTGATCACCGTGGGTGTGGGTGTGTTCACCACCCCCCACGCCCTGGCCCTGGTGCGGGCCCATACCGGCCGCCGCCGACTGCTGGCGGCGCGGTGGTCGGGCGTACGCATCCCCGCGAATCACCGCCCCTTTCCCCGGGATCTGCGCTCCGGCATCACCGGCCAGGTCGAGCGCTGCGCGCTGATGCTGAAGGACCCGGCGACCTGGCGGGACATGCGGTGGCTGCTGGCGGACATGACCGGGGGCGCGATCGTGGCGATCCTGCCGCCGGCGATGATCCTGGACGGCATCTTCGGGTTCGTGCTCCTCGCGGGCGTGTGGCAGCCGATCGTCGAGGCCGACGGCACGTACTGGTACTCGTTCGTGCCGGTCGACAGCCGGGGCACGGCTGGGCAGGCCGCGCTGCTCGGAGTCGCGTGGCTGATCCTCGCGTTCCACGTCAACCCGTACCTGGTGCGCACCCACTTCCGGCTGGCCGGCACCCTTCTCACCCCGAACCGCGAGGAGGAGCTGGAGCAGCGCATCGGCCGGCTCACCGAGACCCGGCACGACGCCCTGGACTCGTCGGCCGCCGAACTGCGCCGTATCGAGCGGGATCTGCACGACGGCGCGCAGGCCCGGCTGGTGGCGATGGGGATGAACCTCGGCACCGTCGAGGCGCTGATCGAGACGGACCCGGCCAAGGCGAAGGAGCTCATCTCCAAGGCTCGCGAGTCCTCCGCCGAAGCGCTGACCGAGCTGCGCGACCTGGTGCGCGGTATCCACCCGCCGGTGCTCGCCGAGCGGGGTCTGGGCGACGCGGTCAAGGCGCTGGCGCTGCGGCTGCCGGTTGCGGCCGAGGTGGGCGTGGACCTGGCCGGGCGCGCGGAGGCGCCGGTGGAGTCGGCGGCGTACTTCGCGGTGAGCGAGTCGCTCACGAACGCGGTCAAGCACTCGGGAGCGGACCGGGTGTGGGTCGACATCGCGCACACGGACGGCTCGCTGCGTATCGCGGTGACGGACAACGGCAAGGGCGGCGCGGCGGTCGGGGCCGGTTCCGGTCTGCGCGGCATAGAACGGCGGCTGGGTACATTCGACGGTGTCCTGGCCGTCAGCAGCCCTGCGGGCGGTCCCACCATGGTCACCATGGAGATCCCTTGCGTGTTGTTCTAG